In Cyclobacteriaceae bacterium, the DNA window ATTTCTGTTCTTACGGATGACTGTGATCCTGATAACCTGAAACCTGCTGTCCTTTCTGAAATAGTAAAAGTTGCAGGCAAAGCGGAGAGTAAGCTTACAGAACTGTATGTAAACCTTATAAAACAGTTATAATTTTAAGCAACCTTTATTCTGCCATAAGCGTCTAATGGACTAAATCAAAAAGCTTATGAAGTCCATTCTATCTGTTTTTTTGCTGTTTTTGGCATTTTCAGTAAGTGCTCAAAAGGTTGAAGGCGAATTTCACCTTGATAAGGATTATACCATTAACCCAACAGGAACCATCCAGTTGACCTCCTCGGATGCTAAGGTTTACATCACCGGCTCAAATCGGAAAACGGCTCATGTAAAAATTGACCGAGTTGTCAGTACCAAGGGAATCACCTTTGGAGGTCACGATGACTTCCGTGTAGATATTTCTGTAGAAGCGGGAGATCTTGAGATCAGAGAGCATTCGAATTCAGTTACGATTGGAATGATTGGATATCATTACGAAAAATACACGATCACAATTGAAGCACCTGAAGGAGCGAGCCTGAAAGTAAAAGGTGATGATGGAGATTATTGGATCAAGAATATTGATGGCGCAATCTCGTTACAGCTTGATGATGCTGATGTGGATTTGGCACAATGCTCAGGGAACAAGTTTTATTTCCGAATGGACGATGGCGACATCACAATGGATGAAGGCAAAGGCTCGCTGGAAGTTGATGGAGATGATTCAGATATAAAGATCAGCAATGCGAATTTTACTTTTGTTGATGCTAAAGTAGACGATGGTGATCTAATCATTGAAACCTCTCTCGCGGATAATGGAGAGTATTTTATTGAAGCACAGGATGGACTGGTTTCATTTCTCATCACCAAAGGCGGTGGGAAATTTGATATTCGTCATGATGACGGAAGAGTAATTACGCAAGGCGATTTTACTACAGAAGAAGATTCTGAAGATAGAACCAGACTCGTGCTGGCAAGTGGTACTGCAAAAGTTAACATTCGCGCAGATGATGCAAGG includes these proteins:
- a CDS encoding DUF4097 family beta strand repeat protein, which codes for MKSILSVFLLFLAFSVSAQKVEGEFHLDKDYTINPTGTIQLTSSDAKVYITGSNRKTAHVKIDRVVSTKGITFGGHDDFRVDISVEAGDLEIREHSNSVTIGMIGYHYEKYTITIEAPEGASLKVKGDDGDYWIKNIDGAISLQLDDADVDLAQCSGNKFYFRMDDGDITMDEGKGSLEVDGDDSDIKISNANFTFVDAKVDDGDLIIETSLADNGEYFIEAQDGLVSFLITKGGGKFDIRHDDGRVITQGDFTTEEDSEDRTRLVLASGTAKVNIRADDARVKLTKQ